Genomic window (Ruminococcus flavefaciens AE3010):
TCAGTCTGGATAAGAGTCATTGACTTTTCGTTTATGGTGATCTGGCGGTTAAGTCCCGATACGATACCGCTTGTTACAGTGTTCATAAGGTCGAAACCGAGAGGATTGCCTATTGCGATAACGTTCTGACCGAGGCTGAGCTCATCGCTGTTGCCGAATTCGGCTGCAACAAGATCCTTGGCGTTTATTTTAAGTACTGCAAGGTCATAGTCTGTGTCATATCCGATGACCTCTGCATCATAGCGGTCCTCTTCATTTACGATGACTGATATGTTGTTTGCCAGACCTGCATTATACTCTGTATCATAGATAACATGGGCATTTGTTACTATATAGCCGTCAGTTGTTATGACAACGCCTGTGCCTGTAGCAGTTGCCGAAGAGGTCTGAGGCTGCTGAGCCTGACCGAATCCGCCGAAGTTAAAGTAACCGCCGCCGCTGCTCTGTGAGGTCATTGTGAATGTGGACTCGATACCGACAACTGAGGGGAGCACCTTTTCAACTACTTCCTCTGTGGTAAGCTCGCCGCTGTTAGAGTCTGCGGGAGCGATATAGCTCACGTTCTTGGCTGTAACAGAAGTTTCGGAAGCTGTTTCAGCTGATTCTGATGTATCGATATCAACTGTTGATATGCCGTTGTCTGTTCCGAATTCGTAATGGTAGATACCGATTGAACCTCCTGATACAAGGACCATTGCCATGATCGACGCTGCTATCTTAGCACTCATGCGTCTTTTTATTTTATTGGACACATTGCTGTCTGTTGAAAAACAGGTGTATTCACTG
Coding sequences:
- a CDS encoding S1C family serine protease, producing the protein MRNEYKYTVNGRNENNETNGTDNKYSEYTCFSTDSNVSNKIKRRMSAKIAASIMAMVLVSGGSIGIYHYEFGTDNGISTVDIDTSESAETASETSVTAKNVSYIAPADSNSGELTTEEVVEKVLPSVVGIESTFTMTSQSSGGGYFNFGGFGQAQQPQTSSATATGTGVVITTDGYIVTNAHVIYDTEYNAGLANNISVIVNEEDRYDAEVIGYDTDYDLAVLKINAKDLVAAEFGNSDELSLGQNVIAIGNPLGFDLMNTVTSGIVSGLNRQITINEKSMTLIQTDAAINSGNSGGPLINKYGQVIGINSSKMSASYSEASIEGIGFAIPSNEASRIVEDIMEYGYVTGKPQLGISCQDITENISRMYDIPVGVYVTAVAEDSAAEKAGLQAGDIITKINDEDVASFEELTAKKNEHKAGETIELTYVRNGAEDKVTVTLDEAAAPQN